The Roseibium sp. Sym1 nucleotide sequence ATGTTCCAACAACAGGTTGAGTTTGCCGCCGTCGACAAGCAGGACCCGTTTCTTTACGCCGTGTTTCTTGGCGATCGTGCGCAGGATACGGACCCAGGGTTCCATGCCGTTGTCCAGCGGATGGATCTTGAACACGAGCCGGGCGGCACTCGGAGCATGTTGCGCGAAGGAGTGGATCACCTCTTCGGCAGCCTCGGCGATGTGATCATATTGCGAGTTGAACCGCAGCTGATAGTCACTCTGCAGCTGAAGCGGAAACACGTAGTAGGGAAGATCCGTCGAAATGATGTCGTCGATCACGTGATTGGCGTGCCGGTTGCGGCGCCTGGCCAGGGCAAATCGAGGAATATTGCTCAGATAGTCGATGATCGGGTGATAGAGCTTGTCCCGCACGTATCGCGGATAAGCCAAGGCAAAAAACACGTTGGCGACATTCCAGCTGACTTCGTTCACGGCCTCGTTGATGAACGGGTACCTGTAGCGCGGCCGGCGGTCGATGTCCGGAAGCGCACTGCCCAGGCGACGGATCAGGTCGGGATCGTCCGGAAAGCGCGAATGCGCCGACATGCCGCAGTGTTCCAGCGTGATCCAGTCCGGGCGAAGGTAGCCATTTTCGTAGGTCAGGCAGGTCAGCCCCAGCTCCGCGCCGACTTCAGCAGCGGCAACGTGGTAAGGAACCCGATCCGCATAATAGACGATATGCGTGACCTTGCGTTGCACACAAAAGGAGCGAAGCCAGTCAGGCCAGTCTTCCAGACTGCCTCGATATGAGGTGCAGCGGCGGTCGTGCCAGCCAAGCCAGTCTCCGGCGCACAGATTCACACGACAGGTTTTCGCGCCCGCCTTCTCAAGGCTGTC carries:
- a CDS encoding capsule biosynthesis protein; translation: MSSVSSMVVLFLQGPPGVFARTIADSLEKAGAKTCRVNLCAGDWLGWHDRRCTSYRGSLEDWPDWLRSFCVQRKVTHIVYYADRVPYHVAAAEVGAELGLTCLTYENGYLRPDWITLEHCGMSAHSRFPDDPDLIRRLGSALPDIDRRPRYRYPFINEAVNEVSWNVANVFFALAYPRYVRDKLYHPIIDYLSNIPRFALARRRNRHANHVIDDIISTDLPYYVFPLQLQSDYQLRFNSQYDHIAEAAEEVIHSFAQHAPSAARLVFKIHPLDNGMEPWVRILRTIAKKHGVKKRVLLVDGGKLNLLLEHAAGSLTINSTTGLHSLRARCPTKVLGIALYDLPGLTCQKSLDEFWRHGSAPDAELLDALERLLAASIQVKGCFYTREGREAAADLMAERIVNDTVNQPDALCDRPPRLEKAVSRGIATTFAQQLKTRGKTERWSHAWRR